Proteins encoded together in one Penicillium digitatum chromosome 1, complete sequence window:
- a CDS encoding Nulp1-pending protein — translation MSSRAIRKLQKLREQEQQRESDLQEESSEDEAPRPAKPKFNAFDLLNAENEDEEEDEEDIEEEPRAPTPEPEPTPIKPKKSNKKKKKKAAKTSDPATTPPSKSNEADLDEIDRALKELSTSRHSSVGTGISTRHTLEVSFPKTTSELLGIEPKFLNATNEMRRLFGNVVLENFDQPADNGTGRRRDRNRQMVDLAQALTGRYSPASRGQSLAGVTLRRNVLMQGKDEWPRAPSGGLGMETVEKLPSGETLYRLVHNTAYQDVQRQFDLCVESMDPQRLIGHLQYNPYHISTLLQVSEIAKHQGDHAVSADLMERALFNIGRSVHSSFANRLKEGEARLDFIHAENRELWLVGWRYITNLAMKGTWRTAYEWAKLLLSLDSSDPYCMRLLIDHLALRGREYAQFVQLCTQTRFSCDWANLPNIQCSLVIAYLRLNKPQECRRQLQLAMSHYPWMFSRLAQELDVQHVPKQIWGKMPPTGAHELLTELYIARAKDLWNTPEAISLIVEVADSISGEEPNDPPKITLDIARHVVLSDIAKVTTHLPNHFVAGRLSSSDPLPPYESEAYRQQSEPAPIYAAPTGGGENWLQDLLGQINHDARPPNVPSDDEEPVSYEDESEDTEHFDIPHSRPPLRDPAALEGWLTREGLQTLRIFLSQYGVDRGNWSEVVVDYAPLTNYLEAMAAISETTRQRLLDDTIKNSLGDFAVSMLEDELAIMRGE, via the coding sequence ATGTCTTCACGAGCAATCCGAAAATTGCAGAAGCTGCGTGAACAAGAACAGCAGCGAGAATCCGACCTGCAAGAGGAGTCAAGCGAAGATGAAGCCCCGCGCCCCGCGAAACCGAAATTCAATGCCTTTGATTTACTGAATGCCGAAaatgaggacgaggaggaagacgaagaagatatTGAGGAGGAACCTCGGGCGCCGACTCCAGAGCCTGAACCAACCCCAATAAAGCCCAAAAAAAgcaacaagaagaaaaagaagaaggcaGCCAAAACCTCCGATCCCGCAACTACCCCGCCTTCAAAATCCAATGAAGCAGATCTGGATGAAATTGATCGGGCGTTGAAAGAGTTATCGACAAGTAGGCACTCCTCAGTTGGCACAGGTATATCTACCAGACACACTCTCGAGGTTTCTTTTCCAAAGACTACAAGCGAATTGCTCGGCATCGAACCCAAATTTCTCAATGCAACGAATGAGATGCGCAGACTGTTTGGAAATGTTGTTCTAGAAAACTTTGATCAACCAGCGGACAATGGAACGGGCCGCCGTCGGGATCGCAATCGGCAAATGGTTGACCTTGCTCAGGCGTTGACAGGAAGATACAGTCCGGCTAGTCGAGGTCAAAGTCTGGCTGGAGTCACATTGCGACGCAACGTTCTTATGCAGGGCAAAGATGAGTGGCCTCGTGCTCCAAGTGGAGGGCTGGGCATGGAGACTGTGGAGAAGCTTCCTTCCGGGGAGACTCTCTACCGACTAGTGCACAATACCGCCTACCAAGATGTACAACGGCAGTTCGACCTCTGTGTTGAATCGATGGACCCACAGAGACTCATCGGGCACCTCCAATATAACCCGTACCATATCTCTACACTTCTCCAGGTGTCGGAGATTGCCAAACACCAAGGCGACCATGCTGTGTCTGCCGATCTGATGGAAAGAGCTCTATTCAATATCGGACGCTCGGTGCACTCTTCGTTTGCCAATCGCCTCAAGGAAGGCGAGGCCAGACTTGATTTCATACATGCGGAAAACCGAGAGCTCTGGCTTGTTGGGTGGAGGTACATCACCAATCTAGCAATGAAGGGCACATGGAGAACCGCCTATGAATGGGCCAAGCTCTTGCTCAGTCTGGATAGCAGCGATCCTTATTGCATGAGACTGCTCATCGACCACCTCGCGCTCCGAGGTAGAGAATACGCACAATTCGTGCAGCTCTGCACCCAGACACGCTTTAGTTGCGACTGGGCCAACCTCCCCAATATTCAATGCTCTCTGGTAATTGCATACCTCCGGTTGAACAAGCCCCAAGAATGTCGCCGACAGTTGCAGCTCGCCATGTCCCATTACCCGTGGATGTTCAGTAGGCTAGCACAGGAACTTGATGTTCAGCACGTTCCGAAGCAAATATGGGGCAAGATGCCTCCTACAGGCGCTCATGAGCTACTTACCGAACTCTACATTGCCCGCGCAAAGGATCTTTGGAATACCCCCGAGGCTATCTCTCTCATTGTGGAAGTCGCAGATTCTATTTCTGGCGAGGAGCCTAATGATCCGCCAAAGATCACTTTGGACATCGCTCGTCATGTGGTCTTGTCCGACATAGCTAAAGTGACAACCCACCTTCCAAACCACTTTGTTGCTGGTCGACTGTCCTCCTCCGACCCTCTTCCCCCCTATGAATCTGAAGCCTACAGGCAACAGTCTGAGCCTGCACCGATTTATGCGGCTCCTACTGGGGGTGGCGAAAATTGGCTGCAGGATCTCCTCGGCCAGATCAACCACGACGCTCGCCCTCCTAATGTCCCATCCGACGACGAAGAGCCAGTTAGTTATGAGGATGAGAGCGAGGATACAGAACATTTCGATATCCCACACTCACGCCCACCACTCAGAGATCCGGCGGCCCTTGAGGGGTGGCTCACGCGCGAGGGGTTGCAAACTCTTcgaatttttctttctcaatACGGAGTCGACCGAGGCAACTGGAGCGAGGTTGTGGTGGACTATGCACCTCTGACCAATTATCTGGAGGCCATGGCAGCAATCTCAGAAACAACCCGCCAACGGTTGTTAGATGACACTATTAAGAACTCTCTTGGGGATTTTGCGGTCAGCATGCTCGAGGACGAACTCGCGATTATGCGAGGAGAATAA